A region from the Simiduia sp. 21SJ11W-1 genome encodes:
- a CDS encoding tRNA/rRNA methyltransferase, whose amino-acid sequence MDVVFVLVAPAVPENVGASCRALKTMGFHQLRLVATEAHAQKQARILAHGSTDVLEGARHYDSLQAALADVDLSIGTSAKARHPFRSLTPAHELAPVLANKAGTLGRVAVVFGCEASGLSNDDVIQCDLVSNIALGAPYPSLNLAQAVMLYAYELRGLALGAQQPEAPSDAQQYRALREKVSALLQAHRYGPESKLARWALEMLPKADTKAIGFLHALCDKLHRPTRSDEH is encoded by the coding sequence ATGGACGTTGTTTTTGTTCTGGTGGCACCGGCGGTGCCCGAAAATGTAGGCGCCAGTTGCCGGGCGCTAAAGACAATGGGCTTTCATCAGTTGCGCTTGGTCGCAACCGAGGCCCACGCCCAAAAGCAGGCACGCATTTTGGCCCATGGCTCAACCGATGTGCTGGAAGGTGCCAGGCATTATGACAGCCTGCAGGCAGCACTGGCCGATGTAGATCTCAGCATCGGCACCTCGGCCAAAGCCCGCCACCCCTTCAGAAGCCTCACGCCCGCCCATGAGCTGGCGCCTGTGCTTGCTAATAAGGCGGGTACATTGGGCCGCGTGGCAGTGGTATTTGGCTGTGAGGCCTCGGGCCTGTCTAACGACGATGTTATCCAGTGTGATCTGGTGTCGAATATCGCCCTGGGGGCGCCTTACCCGTCGCTAAATCTGGCGCAGGCCGTTATGCTCTATGCCTACGAATTGCGGGGCCTGGCGCTAGGAGCGCAACAGCCTGAAGCACCGTCTGATGCGCAACAATATCGCGCATTGCGGGAGAAAGTTTCAGCCTTGTTGCAAGCTCACCGCTATGGGCCAGAGAGCAAGCTGGCGCGCTGGGCGCTGGAGATGTTGCCAAAGGCCGATACCAAAGCCATAGGCTTCTTGCATGCGCTGTGCGACAAATTGCACAGGCCCACGCGATCAGATGAACATTAA
- the pyk gene encoding pyruvate kinase, translating into MRKTKIICTIGPATESFDMLEKLAHAGMNVARLNMSHGDHTSHTRVIKAIKRLNKQLAHPVAILLDTQGPEIRTGERDNDLNLQTGDVISVVARGTQDVEEHSLMVNYADLIEDMDVGDKLTVDNGLINLEILEKHERTMRCKVIDGGILKSKRHVNLPGIRVNLPAITEKDRQDILFGIDMDVDYIALSFVREARDITELNTLLGDKAGKIKVVAKIENQEGVENIDAIIQAADGIMVARGDLGCEVDFWELPNIQRRIVRACAQQGKRVIVATHLLESMIENPMPTRAEVTDVANAVYEEADAIMLSGETTVGKYPVKCVEAMNNIALTIEKHRGLNFTAELETRDHKQNLAASAVHLAESLKACAIIVITRRGRMANYVTNCHPQHSPIHAFTNDGRTRRQLAMNRNVFAHKLLFSKDPEKTLCKAFEQLLAAGFDRADQVVVISDTLGHYDADSGQGIEAIQVRSLGQPL; encoded by the coding sequence ATGCGCAAAACAAAAATCATCTGCACCATTGGCCCGGCCACAGAAAGCTTTGACATGCTGGAGAAGCTCGCCCACGCCGGCATGAATGTGGCGCGGCTGAATATGTCCCACGGCGACCACACAAGCCATACCCGGGTGATAAAAGCCATCAAGCGCTTGAACAAGCAGCTCGCACACCCGGTGGCCATTTTGCTAGACACCCAAGGCCCCGAGATTCGCACCGGCGAGCGCGATAACGACCTCAACCTGCAAACCGGCGATGTTATTTCGGTAGTAGCCCGCGGCACCCAGGATGTTGAAGAGCACTCGCTGATGGTCAACTACGCAGATCTCATAGAAGACATGGATGTAGGCGACAAGCTCACCGTAGACAACGGCCTGATCAACCTGGAAATTCTGGAAAAGCACGAGCGCACGATGCGCTGCAAGGTTATAGACGGCGGCATTTTAAAGAGCAAGCGTCACGTGAACCTGCCCGGCATTCGCGTCAACCTGCCGGCCATTACTGAAAAAGACCGCCAGGATATCTTGTTTGGCATAGACATGGATGTAGATTACATCGCCCTGTCTTTTGTGCGCGAGGCGCGCGACATTACCGAGCTCAATACACTGCTGGGCGACAAGGCCGGCAAAATAAAAGTGGTGGCCAAAATTGAAAACCAGGAAGGCGTTGAGAACATCGATGCCATCATTCAAGCCGCCGATGGCATTATGGTGGCGCGGGGTGATCTTGGTTGCGAAGTGGATTTCTGGGAGCTGCCCAACATCCAGCGGCGCATTGTGCGAGCCTGCGCCCAACAGGGCAAGCGCGTAATTGTGGCAACCCACCTGCTTGAAAGCATGATCGAGAACCCCATGCCCACCCGCGCAGAAGTTACCGATGTGGCCAACGCCGTGTATGAAGAGGCCGACGCCATTATGCTCTCTGGCGAAACCACTGTGGGCAAATACCCCGTTAAATGTGTAGAGGCCATGAACAACATCGCGCTCACCATTGAAAAGCACCGGGGTTTGAATTTTACCGCCGAACTCGAAACCCGCGATCACAAACAAAACCTGGCTGCCAGCGCCGTACATCTGGCCGAATCGCTCAAGGCCTGTGCCATTATTGTGATTACCCGGCGTGGGCGCATGGCCAACTATGTCACCAACTGCCACCCGCAGCACTCGCCCATACACGCCTTTACCAACGATGGGCGCACGCGCCGGCAGCTGGCCATGAACCGCAATGTGTTTGCGCACAAGCTGTTGTTTTCCAAAGATCCTGAAAAAACTTTGTGTAAAGCATTCGAGCAACTGCTTGCCGCGGGTTTTGATCGGGCCGATCAGGTAGTGGTTATTTCAGACACCTTAGGCCACTATGACGCAGATTCCGGCCAAGGCATTGAGGCCATTCAGGTACGCAGCCTGGGCCAACCCCTTTGA
- a CDS encoding glutathione S-transferase family protein, whose product MKLYGSNTSPYVRRLRIWLAERDYEYINMNIFAGEDRKLLKAKNPTLKIPMIEDDGRIIFDSNTIYRYLTEKYATPALNWDQENQLTLVNAASDSLIQLLLCERSNLDTHSDVMFFKLQRERLAGLFGELDKQVAKGQFDEWNYATIGLYCLIDWVEFRALHEMQSFGALLEFHNHHAATPLVQATDPRD is encoded by the coding sequence ATGAAGCTGTACGGATCCAACACCTCACCCTATGTCAGGCGCCTTCGCATTTGGCTGGCCGAGCGCGATTACGAATATATCAATATGAATATATTCGCAGGCGAAGACCGCAAGCTGCTTAAGGCAAAAAACCCCACCCTTAAGATTCCCATGATTGAGGACGACGGGCGGATTATTTTCGACTCCAACACTATTTATCGCTACCTGACTGAAAAATATGCCACGCCCGCACTTAACTGGGATCAGGAAAACCAGTTAACACTGGTAAACGCCGCCAGCGATTCATTAATTCAGCTACTACTGTGCGAACGTTCAAACCTGGATACCCACAGCGATGTGATGTTTTTCAAGCTGCAACGCGAGCGGCTGGCGGGGTTATTTGGCGAGCTGGACAAGCAGGTTGCCAAGGGCCAGTTTGATGAATGGAACTATGCCACCATTGGCCTCTATTGCTTGATAGATTGGGTAGAGTTCCGTGCGCTACACGAAATGCAAAGCTTTGGCGCGCTGCTGGAATTCCATAACCACCACGCAGCAACCCCCTTGGTGCAGGCAACCGACCCGCGCGATTAG
- a CDS encoding ExeA family protein, whose product MPMYTQYFGLNDSPFSISPNPHYLFMSDKHREALGHLLYGVGVGGGFVLLTGEVGTGKTTICRCLLEQLPENTDVAFVLNPLQNARELLENISEELGIEITDDQRTLRGLSNALYRFLLANHARGRNTVLLIDEAQNLDTKVLELIRLLTNLETNTKKLLQIIFIGQPELQAILEKPELRQLAQRITARFHIEPLNEAETQAYIRHRLQVAGLPASQQLFPPAIMRRIHQRCGGIPRLINVLCDRVLLGTYSENKTQVDRHTLTRAAREVLGTGATKLPPRWALGTAAALVLGLGLYALWPAPPAITAPVSTATPEANASTPISNAPLATAPIQRRVEQPPPDPLDALIEQSFLRRAGALSALFTHLQLPQLSGPAPCRDTRGTGMNCAALTLDNWNGLLRYNRPAVIELNSGDGRMRYVALLGLQAGNAHLLHRNGTSEVPLLSLSPLWSGDVIFAWSGPEDYQKPLAEGDEGEAVRWVAARFAELDAQPKALTDNRFNRALTQRVKLFQQAQGLESDGIVGLNTLLKLSDALALDNTLVKVFVEKSEQAPSTPVSEP is encoded by the coding sequence ATGCCCATGTATACCCAATACTTTGGTTTAAACGATAGCCCCTTTTCTATCTCGCCGAATCCGCACTACTTGTTCATGAGCGACAAGCACCGCGAGGCGCTGGGGCACCTGCTTTACGGCGTGGGCGTAGGCGGCGGCTTTGTGCTGTTAACAGGCGAAGTGGGCACCGGAAAAACCACCATTTGCCGTTGCCTGTTAGAACAACTGCCCGAAAATACCGATGTCGCCTTTGTGCTTAATCCACTGCAGAACGCACGCGAGCTGCTGGAAAACATCAGCGAAGAGCTGGGCATTGAAATCACAGACGATCAACGCACCCTGCGCGGGCTTTCCAACGCGCTCTATCGGTTTTTACTGGCCAATCACGCCCGCGGGCGCAACACAGTGCTGCTGATTGATGAGGCACAAAATCTTGATACCAAAGTGCTTGAGCTTATTCGCCTGCTCACTAATCTGGAAACCAACACCAAAAAGCTTCTGCAAATTATTTTTATCGGCCAGCCTGAACTGCAGGCCATTCTGGAAAAGCCCGAGCTACGCCAACTGGCCCAGCGCATCACCGCGCGCTTTCATATAGAGCCGTTAAACGAGGCAGAAACCCAGGCCTATATTCGCCACCGGCTACAAGTGGCCGGCCTGCCCGCCAGCCAACAATTGTTCCCACCGGCCATTATGCGGCGCATACATCAGCGCTGTGGCGGCATACCGCGCCTGATCAATGTGTTGTGTGATCGCGTGCTCTTGGGCACTTATTCCGAAAACAAAACCCAGGTAGATAGGCACACCTTAACGCGCGCAGCACGCGAGGTACTGGGCACGGGCGCCACCAAACTCCCGCCGCGCTGGGCTTTGGGCACGGCGGCAGCCCTGGTGTTGGGCCTTGGCTTATATGCGCTCTGGCCCGCGCCGCCCGCCATTACTGCGCCAGTATCCACAGCCACACCAGAGGCCAATGCAAGCACCCCAATCTCAAATGCGCCCTTGGCCACTGCCCCCATCCAGCGGCGAGTAGAGCAGCCACCCCCAGACCCGCTTGATGCATTAATAGAGCAAAGCTTTTTACGCCGGGCAGGCGCCTTGAGCGCCCTGTTTACGCATTTACAATTGCCACAGTTAAGCGGGCCCGCGCCCTGCCGCGATACCCGGGGTACAGGCATGAACTGCGCAGCACTCACGCTCGACAACTGGAACGGCTTGCTGCGCTACAACAGGCCTGCGGTAATAGAGCTCAACAGCGGCGACGGGCGCATGCGCTATGTGGCGCTACTGGGCCTACAGGCAGGCAATGCACATTTACTGCACCGCAATGGCACCAGTGAAGTACCACTCCTTTCACTGAGCCCACTGTGGAGTGGCGACGTTATATTTGCCTGGTCTGGCCCGGAAGATTATCAAAAGCCCCTGGCTGAGGGTGACGAAGGCGAGGCAGTGCGCTGGGTAGCAGCGCGGTTTGCAGAATTGGATGCACAACCCAAAGCGCTTACCGATAACCGCTTTAATCGCGCCCTTACCCAGCGCGTCAAATTGTTTCAACAGGCCCAAGGGCTTGAGAGCGATGGCATTGTTGGCTTGAACACATTATTGAAATTGAGCGACGCACTGGCGCTGGACAACACGCTGGTAAAGGTGTTTGTTGAAAAATCAGAGCAAGCGCCATCAACGCCTGTGAGTGAACCCTGA
- a CDS encoding general secretion pathway protein GspB, producing MSYILDALNKSEQERREQQQVPSLHAIHQPEKRTTARPHTLWLLLGAIALCAAILAASWWLLGERPGKPAKQPASPQVTQENTLAAAIQASITQPEQAPQPLQATSEQEALPAALQSTPPQNTRPQRPKTAPELQPQANSDAVVSLYTNPQVEPKTSPKAEPRTVNNLPPAVASQAQAALAVQQVLPISALPIATQQRLPEMYYSAHIYSNEEGKGFAIINDRSRYKGDVIGPGLFVQEVREEGVVLNFEGQAFLLNALTDWP from the coding sequence ATGTCTTACATTTTAGATGCGTTGAATAAGTCGGAACAGGAGCGGCGTGAGCAACAACAGGTGCCCAGCCTGCACGCCATTCACCAACCCGAAAAACGCACCACCGCACGGCCACACACGCTTTGGTTATTATTGGGTGCCATTGCCTTGTGTGCAGCAATCCTAGCCGCTAGTTGGTGGCTGCTGGGCGAGCGGCCTGGTAAACCCGCCAAGCAGCCTGCAAGCCCACAAGTGACACAGGAAAATACACTAGCCGCAGCGATACAGGCCTCAATTACTCAGCCCGAGCAAGCACCTCAACCTTTACAGGCAACGTCAGAGCAAGAAGCTTTACCGGCAGCCTTGCAGTCAACACCGCCCCAAAACACGCGCCCACAGCGGCCAAAAACCGCGCCGGAACTACAGCCACAAGCCAACAGCGATGCAGTGGTATCGCTTTATACCAACCCGCAAGTAGAACCCAAAACATCACCCAAAGCAGAGCCTCGGACCGTTAACAATTTACCACCTGCTGTGGCAAGCCAGGCACAAGCCGCCTTGGCCGTGCAGCAAGTGCTGCCCATATCAGCGCTGCCCATTGCAACGCAGCAGCGCCTGCCAGAGATGTATTATTCGGCTCACATTTATTCCAACGAAGAAGGCAAAGGCTTTGCCATTATCAATGACCGCAGCCGCTACAAGGGTGACGTCATTGGCCCGGGCCTGTTTGTGCAGGAAGTGCGCGAGGAAGGCGTGGTACTTAATTTTGAGGGCCAGGCGTTTTTGTTAAACGCCCTTACCGATTGGCCCTAG
- a CDS encoding GGDEF domain-containing protein: MNSPVKDAAYWREKYRELLQERGAAGASDDLQRAIEKLARTAALLDQQLSKGLNPVYQQAKRGSWGKPGQLALLEQTLEDYQRQLKLTREREQQAIADLQNSLSEFALDGASKKNLKLATKLFRSQSFANEWAPVLEALSNLKPAEGMAASDQPGLLARLFGAPKAQGEAPKAQASEARDETIAEAELAQEPTEPSAEDVQPEPSAALPTETPAKASPDDAPEHQEATPMGLSGELIEHPSGAPLHEPPFGKISDRISRVLGDLLNQLEPEDAVAEKAEAAKNRIHNGLNWYELVPTLEDIRDLVMALIVNAKQDYQQYLLHLLEQINQMITMAGAAVDAANAVAEGEEQLLIDLDAEVGAFDQALQSMSDMAELKRTIETRVQTLAAVVSRHRKARAAEDGPLAKIKDMEATIAALKKDAEARNAELEAAHKKASTDNLTGLPNRDAYNQRLHHEIERFRRYQRDLTMVVCDIDHFKKFNDDYSHQVGDRVLKVVSNAIQKQLRDVDFMARYGGEEFVVLFPETTAEDGLKKMDRIRTAVAGTKFKFKDQQLSITFSAGLAQVRAGETGSQLFARADQALYKAKDRGRNCCVIDTPKDAT; encoded by the coding sequence GTGAACTCCCCCGTTAAAGATGCAGCCTATTGGCGCGAAAAATACCGAGAGCTATTACAGGAGCGTGGTGCCGCGGGCGCCAGCGATGACCTGCAGCGCGCCATCGAAAAACTCGCCCGTACAGCCGCATTGCTAGATCAACAGCTTTCCAAGGGTTTAAACCCCGTTTACCAGCAGGCCAAGCGCGGTAGCTGGGGTAAGCCTGGCCAGTTGGCACTGCTTGAACAAACCCTGGAAGACTACCAGCGCCAGCTCAAGCTCACCCGCGAGCGCGAGCAACAGGCCATAGCAGACCTGCAAAACAGTTTGTCTGAATTCGCCCTGGATGGCGCCAGCAAAAAAAATCTGAAACTCGCAACCAAGTTATTTAGATCGCAATCGTTCGCCAACGAATGGGCGCCGGTGCTTGAAGCTTTAAGCAACCTCAAGCCCGCTGAAGGTATGGCCGCCAGCGACCAGCCGGGTTTACTGGCCCGCTTGTTTGGCGCGCCCAAAGCGCAAGGTGAAGCACCAAAGGCTCAGGCTTCCGAGGCCCGCGACGAAACCATCGCCGAGGCAGAGCTCGCCCAAGAGCCAACAGAGCCGAGTGCTGAAGATGTTCAGCCCGAGCCAAGCGCTGCACTCCCAACTGAAACACCCGCAAAGGCCTCGCCCGATGATGCGCCAGAGCATCAAGAGGCGACGCCCATGGGGCTCAGTGGCGAGCTTATTGAGCACCCAAGTGGCGCGCCCTTGCACGAGCCGCCCTTTGGCAAAATTAGCGACCGTATCTCCCGTGTACTGGGCGATCTGCTGAATCAACTGGAACCCGAAGACGCCGTTGCAGAAAAGGCGGAGGCTGCTAAAAACCGGATTCACAACGGCCTTAACTGGTATGAGCTGGTGCCTACGCTCGAAGACATTCGCGATCTGGTGATGGCGCTGATTGTGAACGCCAAGCAAGATTACCAGCAGTACCTGTTACACCTGCTCGAGCAAATTAACCAGATGATCACCATGGCAGGTGCCGCGGTAGATGCGGCCAATGCGGTTGCCGAAGGCGAAGAGCAGTTGCTAATAGATCTGGATGCAGAAGTGGGCGCCTTCGACCAGGCGCTGCAATCTATGTCTGATATGGCTGAACTGAAACGTACCATTGAAACGCGTGTGCAAACGCTGGCCGCCGTGGTTAGCCGGCACAGAAAGGCGCGCGCAGCCGAAGATGGGCCCTTGGCTAAAATAAAAGATATGGAGGCCACCATAGCGGCACTTAAAAAAGATGCCGAGGCGCGCAACGCGGAACTTGAAGCGGCCCATAAAAAAGCCAGTACAGATAATCTTACAGGCCTGCCTAACCGCGATGCCTACAACCAGCGGCTGCACCACGAAATAGAACGCTTTCGCCGCTACCAGCGCGATTTAACGATGGTGGTGTGCGACATAGATCACTTCAAAAAATTTAATGACGACTACAGCCACCAAGTGGGCGACAGAGTGCTGAAAGTGGTCAGTAACGCCATTCAAAAACAACTGCGCGACGTGGATTTTATGGCCCGCTATGGCGGCGAAGAATTTGTGGTGTTATTTCCTGAAACCACCGCAGAAGACGGGCTCAAAAAGATGGATCGCATTCGCACCGCTGTGGCGGGCACAAAATTCAAATTCAAAGACCAGCAATTGTCTATTACATTCTCGGCAGGCTTGGCCCAGGTGCGCGCCGGTGAAACCGGCAGCCAGCTATTTGCGCGCGCAGACCAGGCGCTTTACAAGGCCAAAGATCGCGGGCGAAATTGCTGTGTTATTGATACACCAAAAGATGCCACTTAA
- a CDS encoding thiol:disulfide interchange protein DsbA/DsbL, with the protein MRILVAVLGLMVSLVACADSQGPAKYQEGKHYVVLDNPVRTANPNKIEVTEVFWYGCGHCFHFEPLVKSWKEKQADDVAFVRSPAMWNKTMELHARAFYTAKALGVLETLHDPIFDAMNVRKQRLANEAEIAELFVANGVDADKFAKVFNSFGVTGKVRQADARARSYRVTGTPELVVDGKYRISASAAGSQQAMLEVADFLVEKIRAERAK; encoded by the coding sequence ATGCGAATTCTTGTGGCCGTATTGGGCCTGATGGTGTCTTTGGTGGCCTGTGCAGATAGCCAGGGCCCTGCAAAATACCAAGAGGGCAAACACTACGTAGTGCTTGATAACCCGGTACGCACCGCCAACCCCAACAAAATAGAAGTGACCGAAGTGTTTTGGTACGGCTGTGGCCACTGCTTCCACTTCGAGCCACTGGTAAAGTCGTGGAAAGAAAAGCAGGCCGACGATGTGGCCTTTGTGCGCTCGCCCGCCATGTGGAACAAAACCATGGAGCTGCACGCACGCGCTTTCTACACCGCCAAGGCGCTCGGCGTGTTGGAAACCCTGCACGATCCAATCTTCGACGCCATGAACGTGCGCAAGCAGCGCCTGGCCAATGAGGCAGAAATTGCCGAGCTGTTTGTGGCCAATGGCGTAGACGCAGACAAGTTTGCCAAGGTGTTCAACTCCTTTGGTGTAACCGGCAAAGTGCGTCAGGCAGATGCCCGCGCGCGCAGCTACCGCGTTACCGGTACCCCAGAGCTGGTGGTAGATGGCAAATACCGCATCTCTGCCAGCGCCGCCGGCAGCCAGCAGGCCATGCTGGAAGTGGCCGACTTCCTGGTTGAAAAGATTCGCGCTGAGCGCGCCAAGTAA
- a CDS encoding cytochrome c: protein MNKLIKQVVTMLGLVAMSQLAFAGDAKNGETLATGCAACHGADGNSPAPNFPKLAGLGEKYLLKQLQDIQAGERVIPEMAGQLDNMSAQDLADLAAFFDAGTMQLSGSNKDAEVQINSGAKVSSLALGEQLYRAGNLETKVPSCMGCHSPGGTGNEPAGYPRLGGQYAAYIEKQLKDFRAGNRTNDGDNKIMRDVAAQLSDAEISAVANYIAGLHP, encoded by the coding sequence ATGAACAAGCTGATTAAGCAGGTTGTAACGATGCTGGGCCTGGTGGCCATGTCTCAGTTAGCCTTCGCGGGCGATGCCAAAAACGGCGAAACATTGGCTACCGGCTGCGCAGCCTGCCACGGTGCCGACGGCAACAGCCCTGCACCTAACTTCCCAAAACTTGCGGGCTTGGGTGAAAAATACCTGCTTAAGCAGCTGCAAGACATCCAGGCGGGTGAGCGCGTTATCCCCGAGATGGCCGGCCAGCTGGATAACATGTCTGCACAGGATCTTGCCGATTTGGCAGCCTTCTTCGATGCCGGCACCATGCAGCTTTCAGGCTCTAATAAAGATGCCGAAGTGCAGATTAACAGCGGCGCCAAAGTAAGCAGCCTGGCGCTGGGCGAGCAGCTCTACCGCGCCGGCAACCTGGAAACCAAGGTGCCCTCGTGCATGGGTTGCCACTCACCTGGCGGCACCGGTAACGAGCCGGCCGGCTACCCGCGTCTGGGCGGCCAGTATGCAGCCTATATCGAGAAGCAGCTGAAAGACTTCCGCGCCGGTAACCGCACCAACGATGGCGACAACAAAATCATGCGCGATGTCGCCGCTCAACTGAGCGATGCAGAAATCAGTGCAGTGGCAAACTACATTGCCGGCCTGCACCCCTAG
- the yihA gene encoding ribosome biogenesis GTP-binding protein YihA/YsxC: MADQINFNLARYLMSAPSLAECPPESGVEVCFAGRSNAGKSSAINTLTNNGKLARTSKTPGRTQMINYFTLGSPEYRLVDLPGYGYAKVPLAMKREWDRNMAQYLQERETLAGMVLMMDVRHPFQEFDTTMINWAVEAEMPVHILLTKADKLKKGPAQATLLDVRKHLKAANADDLVSAQLFSSLKKTGLPELITVVNRWFSQGPQEES, translated from the coding sequence ATGGCAGATCAAATCAATTTTAACCTGGCGCGCTACCTGATGAGCGCCCCCTCTTTGGCCGAGTGCCCACCGGAATCCGGTGTAGAGGTCTGCTTTGCGGGCCGCTCGAACGCGGGTAAATCATCGGCTATTAACACGCTTACCAACAACGGCAAGCTGGCGCGCACCAGTAAAACACCGGGCCGCACGCAGATGATTAACTACTTCACCTTGGGCTCGCCCGAGTACCGGTTGGTGGATTTACCCGGCTACGGTTACGCCAAGGTGCCCCTTGCCATGAAGCGCGAGTGGGATAGAAACATGGCCCAGTACCTGCAGGAGCGCGAAACCCTGGCAGGCATGGTGCTGATGATGGATGTGCGCCACCCCTTTCAGGAGTTCGACACCACCATGATCAACTGGGCCGTGGAAGCCGAGATGCCGGTGCATATTCTGCTTACCAAGGCAGACAAGCTGAAAAAGGGCCCGGCCCAGGCCACCCTGCTGGACGTGCGCAAGCATCTGAAGGCCGCCAACGCCGATGATCTTGTGAGCGCGCAGCTGTTTTCTTCATTGAAGAAAACAGGCCTGCCTGAGCTGATTACCGTAGTAAACCGCTGGTTTAGCCAAGGGCCGCAGGAAGAAAGTTAA